GTAAAAATTAGCGATGACGAATCACGACTAGATTTAACCTATCGTTACTAAAGCGACGCGCTATCACTTAAAAAAGCACCGAGCCTATTAACAGCTCGGTGCTTGAGTGACCACTGAATACGGCGAAACTAGTCCTTAGGGATCAGTTTCGCTACTTTAAAGGGGCGATAGACATGGACGGTAATTTCTTCGCGGTCGTGATACAGCTGCTTAGCTTGAATATGAAAACCACCCAGCACGGCTAACTTAGTTTTGAGTTGTTCCAAATTGTGCAAGGCTTCGGCGTAGCGTTTTTTCATTGGCAATTTAAGATTAAAAATAGCCTCTTGGCAATTTTCTTCTACTAACCATGCCGCCATAATGGACACCACCCGAGCGGGTTTTTCTACCATGTCCGACACCAGCCAGTAAGTGTTTTGTCGCGCCGGACGCCAGCTAAAGGCATCATCTTTATAATGTTTCACTTGGCCGGTATCCATTAATTTGGCATCCATGGCATTGTGATCTACGGCCGTTACCATCATATCGCGACTCACTAGCTGATGGGTCCAGCCACCGGGAGCGGCGCATAAGTCCACGGCGCGCATGCCAGAGGTTAAGCGTAATTCCCATTCATGGCGCGGAATAAACACATGAAAAGCCTCTTCTAACTTTAGGCTTGAGCGACTCGGTGAGTCAGAGGCAAAACGCAGTCGCGGTATCCCCATATGAAAGGGTGAATTATTAAAAGAATAAGAATAACCTAACAAGGCATGGTTATTAGCTAAGAAGAACAAATGCAGCACTGGGCGGTTATTCATTTCTTGGCGGGTTAACAAACCTTTAGCGCGCAGCGCTTGGCGCATAGGTACAGTAAATTTACGACAAAAACGAGACAGCTCTTTGCCATCATTAGTGTCTGGCGTTTCTACCCGAATATCTCCACATAACTCCATGCCCGCAGCCGCTTCTAATAAAGGAGCAATACGGTCATCGAGCGGTAAGTCTTGCACTTGTGCATGCACCACTAACATTTGGCGGGCAAAAATCAGCTCACGAAATAATAATTTTCGCGCTATCAGATCCGCATCGTCTTCGCCAAAACACTCATAGATCACATAGCCGCTATCGTCCTTGGCACGAGCAAAACCTGGGCAGCCCATTTGGCTCGCCTTGTCTTGAATTTCCGCTGCCGCCTCTTTTTCAAACCCAGGACGGCAATATATTAGTAACTGTTTCATCAAGACCTCAACCAAGTGCGACCGGCCAGCAATAGGCTAAACCATCCCGCCATAAAACACCCACCCCCAGTGGCGTGAGCCATGCTAATCCTTTAGTGCCCAATAACACCAAGGCATAAATACTGCCGCTAAATAACAGCGTACCCAGTATAAAAAATATCACTGTCCAGTGCAGTGCTGTTACCGGTTTAATTCGCAGCGCCAATACCACTACTAATAAGGCGAGAGCATGAATAAATTGGTATTGCACTCCAGTATTAAAAGCCGATACCAAGGCAGGCTCTACGCCGCTGGCACTGAGGCCATGAGCACCATAGGCTCCCAAAGCGGTGGCTGTTAAACCAAACAGCGCCGCCAGATAAAACGCAAAATTAGTGAGCAAGAATAAAATTCCTCATAGCGTGAATAATGGCATTTAAATTATTATCCAAGGTGGTACCCGATTTTTTACGCGGGTTAAAGCTGTGATCGCCATCGGTTACCCACAGCACTTCAATGGCAGGCGATAAAGGGTAATTGGCCACTGCTGCTTTATTACCAAAGGCATCTCGTTCGCCCTGAACCAACAAAGAAGGCGTGTTGAGATGAGCTAAATGCTCACCGCGAAATAGATGGGGCTTATTGGGCGGGCTAAAAGGAAAGCCCAACATAATCAGTCCTAAAGGGCTTAACTCATTCATTGTTAGCTCATCCACTAACAATGAAGCTATGCGCCCACCTAATGACTTACCCGCTAAGAATAAGCGCGGATGAGAAAATTCCTCTAGCATCTTGCGCCAACAAGCTAATAATGTCGGCGCTCTATCGGGTGGCCGCCGACGACCATCGAGTCGGGTTTTTTGCATAAAAGGAAATTCAAATCGCACCACTTGGATCTGCTCATCGCCTAAGCCTTGTGCCAAGTAAGCCATCACTTCATGTTCCATGCCGGCACCGGCTCCGTGGGCGAGCAGCACTCGATTAGGTGCCTCAGGCGCGCCATTGATTAATACCTGTGTCATCACAGCGAATTTCTTTTATTTAAGAGAAAGACATAATTGGCGCGATTATAAATAAGGCGGCGCTCACAAGCCAGCATCGCCCTGCTCTTTTAATTTAACTCACTGTGGCGAAGACGATGCTAAGTATTCAAATTTAGGCGATGGCTCTGCTACACTGCGCGCCAAGCTTTCTCTTATCGGTTAGGTGTAACATGATCACTTTCCCTCCCGTCTCCTTGCTCGACTGGCTTATTTTCTTAGTCGTCGCCGCAGGCTCATTAATGGTATTGATTAGCGTCTTAAAATTTATTTGGCGCCCTGCCCCAAGCCACCGTTTCAGCAAAAGCCGCTCTTTAGCGCCCAGCAATTATCAGCTTTAAAATTAATCGACGAAGCCATGGGGGGCCAAGTACGAGTGTTTGCCAATGTAAGCGTGGCACAGTTAATGACTCTAAACCCTAAGCTATCTAAGTCACAGCGTGAGCTCGCCTCCCAGCAACTCTATGGTGAGGCACTCGACTTTATCTTGTGCTCACCCCATGATTTAAAAGTGCGCGCCACTGTACTCCTAGCTGAGTCTGGCTTAAGTAAAAAAGAGCAGCGTAAGCAACAACAGTTTTGGCATGCCTTGCGCGCCGCCGGCTTGCCGGTAATTGAGCTCTGTGCTCGTAACTGGCCAAGCCCCAGCGAATTGCGTAGCGAAATTTTAACGGCTTGCAAAGCGCCAAGCCCAGCTCCCCAAGCCAGCACTCGATTAGGCACAGCTCGGGTAGAGCCGGTATTTAGCCCATTGGATAACGAGCCAAGCATTGAAGATAATGAGCCGGTAATTAAGATTTCTGCCAACGACTAACTTACTACTAAGCACTCACCGTCTTTACTAGATGAGTCATCGACCTTAATGTTTGATACCCATTAAGTAAGCCGTCGCTGCCTGAAAAGACTGGTGCATTTGTTGAGCATACAAGTAATTTGGCTCTATTATTTTTTGTCCTAGGGCGCGTTCAAATTCCAACTGGCTTTGGCTAATGCAGCGCATGGCTGTCTCTGTATCCAGTACTAAGCTATTCGCTCTATCTGATGGTGGAATAAAAGTGTGACTCGCTAAATTAGACTGAAAAATTCCCGCTGCACTGACCGGTAAAAAATCTTCATAAATAATAGGTGTAATACTTAACAGCCCTTCATTCACTAAGGTCTGTGCATCGGGTAGCGTATCTGGGGTATAGCGACCTTGGGCGGCTTGCCCTGTGGAAGTGAGGTGATAATAAAAAAAAGCTAATTGCTGAGCGTGTAATTGTTGCCAAGTATCAGGAAAAGCCGAAAACACTGCCCTTAAATGGTCTTGATATGCGTCAGTGCTCCTCTCTTGAATATCCTCACCCGCTTTCACTAACAAAGCATCATATAAAGCCCGTCCTTTGGTGGTGAGCGCCGCCCCTCGTTGTTCTATTTCGCCAAAGCGCGCACTATGAACACCTTCATGGCCATCGGCAAAACGAATGGTTTCTGCTTGTGCCTTAAAACTAGTTTGGCGCAATAATATAGGACAATGGCGTGTCGGCGGCCCCTCAATGTGCGCTTTAGTATCCATGCCCGACTTGATCATTTGCTGCTGCGCTGCGTCTATATCTAGGGTGCGTGGCGTTAAGTGATTAATGTGCGGTCCTTGAAAACACACCACATCGGCAATTAACGGATGCGCTTGGTGCAATGCCTGATAGGTTGCTAAATCTACATTGGCCAACGCGTGCCAGCGAAAGGTGTGCAGCGCCTCGCCCACAAAGTCGTGGGCCTGAGCGTGAGTGAGCCCGCTTTGTTGCTCACAAAGGGTAATTAGCTCTCGCAGTCGCTCCGTAAAAATATCCCGCTTCGCTAATATCTGTTTTGCTTGCTCGCGCAGCGCTACGTCGCTAATTAATTCTAGGCGTAATAATGAAGTAAATATGCGAAACGGATTACTAGCTAGCGCCGCCTCGCTAATGGGGCGAAATGCAGTGGAATGCACCGGTACTCCTGCGGTCGTTAAGTCATAATAGCCCACCGCTTGCATGCCCATTATCACAAATAAGCGCGTGAATAACGCCAACTCCTCTGGCGTACCTACTCGAATAGCCCCGTGGCGCTCCACACTTAAGCGTGCCTGTTCGCTAATATCAGTGAGTTGTTCCTTAGCCTTTTGTTCATTGATAGAGGCTACCAGCGTGAGTAAATCGCCATATAAAGGTACCTCGGCTTGATACATGCTCGACATGCCACGAGAGAACAAATCACGAATATGATCAGGATCCATATATTTATCATCTGCCACTGTTTTTACTCCCATTCATACACTGACCTCTTAACCATAATGCAAAATCGTGAGGGCGGGACCGGATTGGCATTCAAAAATAATTCACCATTATAAAAAACAAAAAGCCTCACTGAGTGAGGCTTTATTAACTTAGCTTAATCTGAATAGACTAGCCGTTACTGTGCTTAGCTAACACTGCATCAATATCTGTTGCACTGTGACGCTCGGCTAAACTTGGGCCCGCTTGGGCTTCGGTACGATTTACAATGCGCCCTCTTTGTACTGCGGGTCGCTGTGCTATTTTATTCGCCCAGCGCTGCACATGCTCATAA
This genomic window from Oceanisphaera avium contains:
- the rlmM gene encoding 23S rRNA (cytidine(2498)-2'-O)-methyltransferase RlmM, translating into MKQLLIYCRPGFEKEAAAEIQDKASQMGCPGFARAKDDSGYVIYECFGEDDADLIARKLLFRELIFARQMLVVHAQVQDLPLDDRIAPLLEAAAGMELCGDIRVETPDTNDGKELSRFCRKFTVPMRQALRAKGLLTRQEMNNRPVLHLFFLANNHALLGYSYSFNNSPFHMGIPRLRFASDSPSRSSLKLEEAFHVFIPRHEWELRLTSGMRAVDLCAAPGGWTHQLVSRDMMVTAVDHNAMDAKLMDTGQVKHYKDDAFSWRPARQNTYWLVSDMVEKPARVVSIMAAWLVEENCQEAIFNLKLPMKKRYAEALHNLEQLKTKLAVLGGFHIQAKQLYHDREEITVHVYRPFKVAKLIPKD
- a CDS encoding alpha/beta family hydrolase — translated: MTQVLINGAPEAPNRVLLAHGAGAGMEHEVMAYLAQGLGDEQIQVVRFEFPFMQKTRLDGRRRPPDRAPTLLACWRKMLEEFSHPRLFLAGKSLGGRIASLLVDELTMNELSPLGLIMLGFPFSPPNKPHLFRGEHLAHLNTPSLLVQGERDAFGNKAAVANYPLSPAIEVLWVTDGDHSFNPRKKSGTTLDNNLNAIIHAMRNFILAH
- a CDS encoding DUF2726 domain-containing protein produces the protein MGGQVRVFANVSVAQLMTLNPKLSKSQRELASQQLYGEALDFILCSPHDLKVRATVLLAESGLSKKEQRKQQQFWHALRAAGLPVIELCARNWPSPSELRSEILTACKAPSPAPQASTRLGTARVEPVFSPLDNEPSIEDNEPVIKISAND
- the hglS gene encoding 2-oxoadipate dioxygenase/decarboxylase HglS; the encoded protein is MADDKYMDPDHIRDLFSRGMSSMYQAEVPLYGDLLTLVASINEQKAKEQLTDISEQARLSVERHGAIRVGTPEELALFTRLFVIMGMQAVGYYDLTTAGVPVHSTAFRPISEAALASNPFRIFTSLLRLELISDVALREQAKQILAKRDIFTERLRELITLCEQQSGLTHAQAHDFVGEALHTFRWHALANVDLATYQALHQAHPLIADVVCFQGPHINHLTPRTLDIDAAQQQMIKSGMDTKAHIEGPPTRHCPILLRQTSFKAQAETIRFADGHEGVHSARFGEIEQRGAALTTKGRALYDALLVKAGEDIQERSTDAYQDHLRAVFSAFPDTWQQLHAQQLAFFYYHLTSTGQAAQGRYTPDTLPDAQTLVNEGLLSITPIIYEDFLPVSAAGIFQSNLASHTFIPPSDRANSLVLDTETAMRCISQSQLEFERALGQKIIEPNYLYAQQMHQSFQAATAYLMGIKH